A stretch of the Sulfurimonas sp. HSL3-1 genome encodes the following:
- a CDS encoding arsenic transporter, translated as MLTAALLFLFTLLFVIWQPKGLQIGTTAVIGAVIAVVLGVVSVDDVWTVTGIVWDATLAFIGIILLSLVLDEIGFFEWAALKMAKLSGGSGNKMFVYILLLGALVAAFFANDGAALILTPILLAKMKHLRMNPVAVFAFLMAGGFIGDSASNPLVISNLTNIVTAGYFDLGFWEYAKAMFLPNLLSIIASIIVLWLYFRKDIPLKVDVSELPEPASVIKNMTMFRLSWGFLALLMAGYFIGDRYDLPVSLFALGGAVVFLFVANYYKAVKPIMTVKAAPWQVVWFSIGLYVVVYGLKNAGLTDYLADAVTAMAAQGEAVAVIGTGFLSAGLSAVMNNMPTIMIMDIAIADAGRDALAYANILGANLGPKMTPIGSLATLLWLHVLANKGVKIGWGEYMKVGLVITPPVLLAALVGLLF; from the coding sequence ATGCTGACGGCGGCCCTGCTTTTTCTTTTTACCCTCCTTTTCGTCATCTGGCAGCCCAAAGGGCTCCAGATCGGTACGACGGCCGTCATCGGTGCCGTCATTGCCGTCGTGCTCGGCGTCGTCAGCGTCGATGATGTCTGGACGGTGACGGGAATCGTCTGGGACGCGACCCTTGCCTTTATCGGGATCATCCTTCTCTCCCTCGTCCTCGACGAGATCGGCTTCTTCGAGTGGGCCGCGCTGAAGATGGCCAAGCTTTCCGGAGGCAGCGGGAACAAGATGTTCGTTTACATCCTGCTGCTGGGTGCCCTGGTGGCGGCCTTTTTTGCCAACGACGGGGCGGCGCTGATCCTCACACCGATCCTGCTGGCGAAGATGAAGCACCTGCGGATGAACCCCGTCGCCGTGTTCGCTTTTTTGATGGCGGGGGGCTTTATTGGCGACAGCGCCTCCAACCCGCTGGTGATCTCCAACCTCACCAACATCGTCACGGCGGGCTATTTCGACCTCGGCTTCTGGGAGTATGCGAAGGCGATGTTCCTGCCGAACCTCTTGAGCATCATTGCTTCGATCATTGTGCTCTGGCTCTATTTCCGCAAAGATATCCCGCTGAAGGTTGACGTTTCCGAACTTCCCGAACCTGCATCGGTCATCAAGAACATGACGATGTTCCGGCTCAGCTGGGGCTTTCTCGCCCTGCTGATGGCAGGCTACTTTATCGGCGACCGCTACGACCTTCCGGTCTCCCTCTTCGCCCTGGGCGGGGCGGTCGTTTTCCTCTTCGTTGCCAACTATTACAAGGCGGTCAAACCTATTATGACCGTCAAAGCGGCACCGTGGCAGGTCGTCTGGTTCTCCATCGGCCTCTACGTCGTCGTCTACGGCCTGAAAAACGCGGGGTTGACCGACTACCTGGCCGATGCCGTTACGGCGATGGCGGCGCAGGGGGAGGCAGTGGCCGTCATCGGCACGGGCTTCCTCTCCGCCGGTCTCAGCGCCGTGATGAACAATATGCCCACCATTATGATCATGGACATCGCCATCGCCGACGCGGGGCGGGACGCCCTGGCCTACGCGAACATTCTCGGGGCCAACCTGGGGCCGAAGATGACGCCGATCGGTTCGTTGGCGACCCTGCTCTGGCTGCATGTACTTGCCAATAAAGGTGTGAAAATCGGATGGGGGGAGTATATGAAAGTCGGCCTCGTCATTACGCCGCCTGTTTTGCTGGCGGCGCTGGTTGGGTTGCTTTTCTAA
- a CDS encoding protoheme IX farnesyltransferase: protein MIRTLMELTKFRLSAAVTLSAVFGFALGGGRDIGPLLPATLAVLLLALGVSALNQYQEWESDSKMERTKRRPIPSGRVHPDAALAVSLALIALGTLLISATLKTTGLLLFLFVPLWYNGVYTTLKRHSAFAVVPGGVLGMIPPAIGWLAAGQSLADPEFFALGLLFFVWQVPHFWLLAAKHDADYRAAGFPTAVEIFGDTGFRRVLCVWWMLTVLCALYTAAIFGIRSSVILLLLAALAAATAAAGGRIPFRQLTAERASTLFRGINLFLLGTMTLMSIDTI, encoded by the coding sequence ATGATTCGCACATTGATGGAACTGACGAAATTCCGCCTCTCGGCGGCGGTGACGCTCTCCGCCGTTTTCGGTTTCGCCCTGGGCGGCGGCAGAGATATTGGACCGCTCCTCCCTGCCACGCTGGCCGTGCTGCTCCTGGCCCTGGGCGTTTCGGCCCTGAACCAGTACCAGGAGTGGGAGAGCGACAGTAAAATGGAACGGACGAAACGGCGCCCCATCCCCTCCGGCCGGGTCCATCCCGATGCCGCCCTGGCTGTCTCGCTGGCGCTGATCGCCCTGGGGACGCTCCTCATCTCCGCCACCTTGAAAACGACGGGCCTGCTGCTCTTCCTCTTCGTGCCTCTATGGTACAACGGCGTCTATACCACCCTCAAACGCCATTCGGCCTTCGCCGTCGTGCCCGGGGGAGTGCTGGGGATGATTCCGCCGGCCATCGGCTGGCTCGCCGCGGGGCAGAGCCTCGCCGATCCGGAGTTCTTTGCGCTCGGGCTGCTCTTTTTCGTCTGGCAGGTCCCCCACTTCTGGCTGCTCGCGGCCAAACACGACGCCGACTACCGCGCCGCGGGTTTTCCCACGGCCGTGGAGATCTTCGGCGACACCGGCTTCCGCCGGGTGCTCTGCGTCTGGTGGATGCTCACGGTGCTCTGCGCCCTCTACACCGCGGCGATCTTCGGGATCAGAAGTTCCGTCATCCTGCTGCTGCTCGCAGCACTGGCCGCCGCCACGGCCGCCGCAGGCGGACGCATCCCCTTCCGGCAGCTCACCGCGGAACGCGCCAGTACCCTTTTCCGGGGAATAAACCTCTTCTTACTGGGCACAATGACCCTGATGAGTATCGATACGATCTAG
- the coxB gene encoding cytochrome c oxidase subunit II has product MLEGFNQNVSTYAADVDRAFWITTGISIAMFVLVAGLMALFIVRYHHTKVQPGEIRNIRDHLGLEIAWTVIPTILLFVIFYYGYTSFRDLRTMPKDAFTVDVLGKRWSWTFTYPNGKQTDELYVPVGKNIKLIMGAPDGDVLHSFFVPAFRVKEDVVPGRKTHIWFNATKPGRYDIECAEYCGVRHAKMLSKVEVMKAADFDTWYASDKLSPHDTAAPKSKGEMLYKTLGCASCHSLDGSIIVGPSFAGLFGKNVTVMTGGKTRRTVVDDAYLERAIREPGADVAEGFPDGVMPDLSDQIDAEQLKALVTFIKEQNGGGAVPEAAAPAATTTMEPAAAPATTEAEPTAPQEASAAPDGATLFNAKGCGACHSLDGTKKLGPTLKGLYGSKLTVVTDGKSREVTADEAYLRSSVETPNADVVEGFAPGLMPPFGKMLSAEEIETLVTYMKELK; this is encoded by the coding sequence ATGCTCGAAGGATTCAATCAAAACGTTTCCACTTACGCCGCCGACGTGGACCGCGCCTTCTGGATCACGACCGGTATCTCGATCGCCATGTTCGTCCTGGTGGCCGGGCTGATGGCCCTTTTCATCGTCCGCTATCACCACACCAAGGTCCAACCCGGCGAGATCCGTAATATCCGCGACCACCTGGGGCTGGAAATCGCCTGGACGGTCATCCCGACGATCCTGCTCTTCGTCATCTTCTACTACGGCTATACCTCCTTCCGAGACCTGCGAACGATGCCCAAGGATGCCTTTACCGTCGACGTGCTGGGCAAGCGCTGGTCCTGGACCTTTACCTACCCCAACGGGAAACAGACCGACGAACTTTACGTGCCCGTCGGCAAAAACATCAAACTGATCATGGGTGCGCCCGACGGCGATGTCCTGCACAGCTTCTTTGTTCCCGCCTTCCGGGTCAAGGAGGATGTCGTCCCGGGGCGTAAAACGCACATCTGGTTCAATGCCACGAAACCGGGACGCTATGACATCGAGTGCGCCGAGTACTGCGGCGTCAGACATGCGAAGATGCTTTCGAAAGTCGAAGTCATGAAGGCGGCGGATTTTGATACGTGGTACGCCAGCGACAAACTGAGCCCCCACGACACGGCTGCGCCCAAAAGCAAAGGGGAGATGCTCTATAAAACGCTGGGATGCGCCTCCTGCCACAGCCTAGACGGTTCCATCATCGTCGGTCCCTCCTTTGCGGGACTCTTCGGGAAAAACGTTACCGTCATGACGGGCGGCAAAACGCGGCGGACCGTCGTCGACGACGCCTACCTCGAACGCGCCATCCGCGAACCGGGCGCCGACGTCGCCGAGGGCTTCCCCGACGGCGTCATGCCCGACCTCTCCGACCAGATCGACGCGGAGCAGCTGAAGGCGCTCGTGACCTTCATCAAAGAGCAAAACGGCGGCGGTGCGGTTCCCGAAGCAGCCGCTCCCGCCGCAACAACCACGATGGAGCCGGCTGCAGCACCCGCAACGACGGAAGCCGAACCGACCGCACCCCAGGAGGCGTCTGCCGCCCCTGACGGGGCGACCCTGTTCAATGCAAAAGGGTGCGGCGCCTGCCACAGCCTCGACGGCACGAAAAAGCTCGGTCCGACACTCAAAGGCCTCTACGGCAGCAAGCTGACCGTCGTCACCGACGGCAAAAGCCGCGAGGTAACCGCCGACGAAGCGTACCTGCGCAGCTCCGTCGAAACCCCGAACGCCGATGTCGTCGAAGGCTTTGCACCGGGGCTTATGCCCCCCTTCGGAAAGATGCTCTCCGCTGAGGAGATCGAAACGCTGGTCACCTATATGAAGGAGCTCAAATGA
- a CDS encoding cytochrome C oxidase subunit IV family protein: MEHATPSVALYTKVLGGLLLLTLLTFLQPTLLPLAVGGTVGTQLLIAVLKVALVAAYYMHLRSETAYLKGYVVMALTILAVFFIIVGIDVAHS; the protein is encoded by the coding sequence ATGGAACACGCTACCCCCTCCGTCGCCCTCTACACCAAAGTGCTGGGCGGGCTGCTGCTACTGACGCTGCTGACCTTTCTGCAGCCCACGCTCCTCCCTCTTGCCGTCGGCGGCACCGTCGGGACCCAGCTGCTCATCGCTGTCTTGAAAGTCGCCCTGGTCGCCGCGTACTACATGCACCTGCGCAGCGAGACGGCGTATCTCAAAGGATACGTCGTCATGGCCCTGACGATCCTGGCGGTCTTTTTCATCATCGTCGGCATCGACGTAGCCCATTCATAA
- a CDS encoding cytochrome c oxidase subunit 3 → MQQEMAYDAQGQPHPVVDFHDDYGGAKLGFWVFLMTEAMMFGTLFLLFAIYFYRHTESYVASSGHLDVWLGGTNTVILLVSTYTMGLSTMMLRRGRVRAAVLLVGATALMALIFLGIKAVEWNMEISRGIYPGSGVLDALDRGEILFFGLYFVMTGLHGLHVIAGVALMSWVLLLIRSGGIRPEHTIVMKNVTLYWDFVHLVWIILFPLFYMIGV, encoded by the coding sequence ATGCAACAGGAAATGGCATACGACGCACAGGGACAGCCCCATCCCGTCGTCGACTTTCACGATGACTACGGGGGAGCCAAACTGGGATTCTGGGTCTTTTTGATGACGGAGGCGATGATGTTCGGGACGCTCTTTCTGCTCTTCGCCATCTACTTCTACCGCCATACGGAGAGCTATGTCGCCTCCTCCGGCCACCTCGACGTCTGGCTGGGCGGCACCAATACGGTGATCCTGCTTGTGAGCACCTACACGATGGGGCTTAGCACGATGATGCTGCGCCGGGGCAGGGTCCGCGCCGCGGTCCTGCTCGTGGGAGCCACCGCCCTGATGGCGCTGATCTTCCTCGGGATAAAAGCCGTCGAGTGGAACATGGAAATCAGCCGGGGCATCTACCCCGGTTCGGGGGTGCTTGACGCCCTGGACCGCGGGGAGATCCTCTTTTTCGGCCTCTACTTCGTCATGACGGGACTCCACGGCCTGCACGTCATCGCCGGCGTGGCGCTGATGAGCTGGGTGCTGCTGCTGATCCGCTCCGGCGGCATCCGGCCCGAGCACACTATCGTCATGAAGAACGTCACGCTCTACTGGGATTTCGTCCACCTCGTCTGGATCATCCTCTTCCCGCTGTTTTACATGATAGGAGTCTGA
- a CDS encoding cytochrome c oxidase subunit I, giving the protein MPSFYHETHTLFGHLRNPVLQWIFSIDHKRIGLMYMVLMFTLFFLAVGAALTMRAELFAPGAQFLEPQTYNELFTFHGVTMIFLFIVPGIPATLGNFLLPLMLGAHDVSFPRLNLISFWFYVLGVILGISSLVTGQGFADTGWTFYAPYSIRTDAHVLSTLSAAFILGLSSILTGLNFIVTIHRLRAPGMGFFKMPLFIWGLYATAWIQVLATPVVGITLLLVILERTLGIGIFDPTKGGDPVLFEHLFWIYSHPAVYLMILPGFGIVSEVLPAFTRRTIFGYHAIAISSASIAGIGYLVWGHHMYTSGMSDIARVIFSFLTFLVAVPTGVKIFDWVATMYKGSIVLATPMLWILGSIINFTVGGLTGLTLGAIGPDIHLHDTYYVVAHFHYTILGGVIFMFIGGLHYWYPKITGKLYDEGLARIAFGLAFVGFNMLWFPMFLAGFFGNPRRYFDYLPDFTVYHQISGVGALLIASGLLLIVYTFYRGLRSGRDAGPNPWNATTLEWHIPSPPPLENFPKIPYVDFEPYEYEAGEPLVQFDENFRRIR; this is encoded by the coding sequence ATGCCTAGCTTCTACCACGAAACCCATACCCTCTTCGGCCATCTCCGCAACCCCGTTTTGCAGTGGATCTTCAGCATCGACCACAAGCGCATCGGCCTGATGTATATGGTGCTGATGTTCACGCTCTTTTTCCTCGCAGTGGGCGCCGCGCTGACGATGCGTGCGGAGCTGTTCGCCCCCGGGGCCCAGTTCCTCGAACCGCAGACCTACAACGAGCTTTTCACCTTCCACGGCGTGACGATGATCTTTCTGTTCATCGTCCCCGGGATCCCCGCTACGCTTGGCAACTTTCTGCTGCCGCTGATGCTGGGCGCGCACGACGTCTCCTTCCCCCGGCTCAACCTCATTTCGTTCTGGTTCTACGTCCTCGGCGTGATCCTGGGGATCTCCTCCCTGGTCACGGGGCAGGGGTTCGCCGACACGGGTTGGACCTTCTATGCGCCCTACAGCATCCGTACCGACGCGCATGTGCTCTCGACGTTGAGCGCCGCCTTTATCCTGGGCCTGTCGTCGATCCTGACGGGGCTCAATTTCATCGTCACCATCCACCGGCTGCGCGCCCCCGGCATGGGCTTTTTCAAGATGCCGCTCTTTATCTGGGGCCTCTACGCCACGGCGTGGATCCAGGTGCTCGCGACCCCGGTCGTGGGGATCACCTTGCTGCTCGTCATCCTTGAACGTACCCTGGGCATCGGGATCTTCGACCCGACGAAGGGGGGCGACCCGGTCCTCTTTGAGCACCTCTTCTGGATCTACTCCCACCCGGCGGTCTACCTGATGATCCTTCCGGGCTTCGGCATCGTCTCGGAGGTGCTGCCCGCCTTCACGCGCCGCACCATCTTCGGCTACCACGCCATCGCCATCTCCTCGGCCTCCATCGCCGGCATCGGCTACCTCGTCTGGGGCCACCACATGTACACCTCCGGCATGAGCGACATCGCGCGGGTCATCTTCTCTTTTCTCACCTTCCTCGTCGCGGTGCCCACGGGAGTCAAGATCTTCGACTGGGTGGCGACGATGTACAAAGGTTCCATCGTCCTCGCCACGCCGATGCTCTGGATCCTGGGCAGCATCATCAACTTCACCGTCGGCGGGCTGACGGGCCTGACACTGGGCGCCATCGGTCCCGACATCCACCTGCACGACACCTACTACGTCGTGGCGCACTTCCACTACACAATCCTCGGCGGGGTCATCTTCATGTTTATCGGAGGACTGCACTACTGGTACCCGAAGATCACCGGGAAGCTCTATGACGAGGGGCTGGCGCGCATCGCCTTCGGGCTCGCCTTCGTCGGGTTCAATATGCTCTGGTTCCCGATGTTCCTCGCCGGCTTCTTCGGCAACCCCCGCCGCTATTTCGACTACCTGCCCGATTTTACCGTCTACCACCAGATCTCCGGGGTCGGCGCGCTGCTGATAGCATCCGGCCTGCTCCTGATCGTCTACACCTTCTACCGGGGGCTCCGATCGGGGCGGGACGCCGGTCCCAACCCCTGGAACGCGACGACGCTGGAGTGGCATATCCCCTCTCCGCCGCCGCTGGAGAACTTTCCCAAGATCCCCTACGTGGATTTCGAGCCCTACGAATACGAGGCGGGTGAGCCCCTCGTGCAGTTTGATGAAAACTTCCGGAGGATACGCTGA
- a CDS encoding SCO family protein translates to MSAGIRRKKTHPIALPLYWFACLLLCAAAGYADTPPTLGMIEHPAGQLPLDVPFVDDEGHRVTLGEVLDGKPAILTLNYYGCPGLCTPQLNDLAQNLTMVKLAEGKEYKIITLSFNPDEGPADAAKKKANLLASMPRPFDPAAWTFLTGRDENIRKVTDAVGFQYEKQVGPNGMEEYVHPAVLVALSPEGKITRYLNGIQQLPFDIQMALMEATQGKVRPTIAKGLLFCFAFDPKNKTYVFAAEKFGAIALTLILAGFFLYLVLSGRKKRSMEDKNA, encoded by the coding sequence ATGTCCGCCGGTATACGACGAAAAAAGACCCACCCGATTGCGCTGCCGCTCTACTGGTTCGCGTGCCTTCTGCTCTGTGCCGCGGCAGGCTACGCCGATACACCGCCCACGCTGGGGATGATCGAACATCCCGCCGGACAGCTGCCGCTGGATGTCCCCTTTGTCGATGACGAGGGGCACCGTGTCACGCTCGGGGAGGTCTTGGACGGCAAACCGGCCATTCTCACCCTCAACTACTACGGCTGTCCCGGCCTCTGCACCCCTCAGCTCAACGACCTGGCCCAGAACCTCACGATGGTCAAACTGGCCGAAGGCAAAGAGTATAAGATCATCACCCTCAGTTTCAACCCCGACGAAGGGCCTGCCGACGCGGCCAAGAAAAAAGCGAACCTCCTCGCCTCCATGCCCCGTCCCTTCGACCCCGCCGCCTGGACCTTTCTGACCGGCAGGGACGAAAACATCCGAAAGGTGACCGATGCCGTCGGCTTCCAATACGAAAAACAGGTCGGACCGAACGGCATGGAGGAGTATGTCCATCCCGCCGTGCTCGTCGCCCTGTCGCCCGAAGGGAAGATCACCCGCTACCTCAACGGAATCCAGCAGCTCCCCTTTGATATCCAGATGGCACTGATGGAAGCCACGCAGGGAAAAGTACGCCCCACCATCGCCAAGGGGCTGCTTTTCTGTTTCGCCTTCGATCCGAAGAACAAGACCTACGTTTTTGCCGCCGAAAAGTTCGGGGCCATCGCCCTGACGCTGATCCTGGCCGGCTTCTTCCTCTACCTGGTGCTCTCCGGCAGAAAAAAGCGTTCCATGGAGGACAAAAATGCCTAG
- a CDS encoding NAD(P)-binding domain-containing protein — MDQVYNLAIIGAGPAGIAAAVESYLLGMRDIIILEKGQSHNETIRKYYKDNKRVDKDWQGQKVELDGNIYFIDGTKESTLDFFDEVLAKHSVKLQPQTEVQKIVRGDDGIFDVMVPGGSIRARYVVVTIGRMGKPNKPDYKIPPAIRKQVNYTLDDVGEGEKILVVGGGDSAVEYAVDLAAKNDVAICYRRATFRRANPTNQTDIANAIAHGEVRPILNTNIEGLEEDAGKVKVLFEEREPENFDRVIYAIGGTTPSAFLTGSGIGIEEGCPVHDENYESDVPGIFVAGDITQERGGSIALGLNHGFYIARHILDNDKTLRRDDDVIKRLD, encoded by the coding sequence ATGGATCAAGTTTACAACCTGGCGATCATCGGGGCAGGCCCCGCGGGGATCGCCGCAGCAGTGGAGAGCTACCTGCTGGGGATGCGTGACATCATCATCCTGGAGAAGGGCCAGAGCCATAACGAGACGATCCGCAAGTACTACAAAGACAACAAGCGCGTCGACAAGGATTGGCAGGGGCAGAAGGTCGAGCTCGACGGCAACATCTATTTTATCGACGGCACAAAAGAGAGTACGCTTGATTTTTTCGATGAGGTGCTGGCGAAGCACTCGGTGAAACTGCAGCCGCAGACGGAGGTGCAGAAGATCGTCAGAGGCGACGACGGCATCTTCGACGTCATGGTCCCCGGCGGCAGCATCCGGGCCCGCTACGTCGTCGTCACCATCGGCCGGATGGGCAAACCGAACAAACCCGACTACAAGATCCCGCCCGCGATCCGCAAACAGGTCAACTACACCCTCGATGATGTCGGTGAGGGCGAGAAGATCCTCGTTGTCGGCGGGGGCGATTCGGCGGTCGAGTACGCCGTCGACCTGGCTGCGAAAAACGACGTGGCCATCTGCTACCGCCGCGCAACGTTTCGCCGCGCCAACCCCACGAACCAGACCGACATCGCCAACGCCATCGCCCACGGCGAGGTACGCCCTATTCTCAATACGAACATCGAAGGGCTCGAAGAGGATGCGGGCAAGGTGAAAGTGCTGTTCGAAGAGCGCGAACCGGAGAATTTCGACCGCGTCATCTACGCCATCGGCGGGACAACGCCGAGTGCCTTCCTCACCGGGTCGGGCATCGGTATCGAAGAGGGGTGCCCTGTTCATGACGAGAACTACGAGAGCGACGTCCCGGGCATCTTTGTCGCGGGGGATATTACCCAGGAACGCGGCGGCTCCATCGCCCTGGGGCTTAACCACGGGTTCTATATCGCGCGGCACATCCTCGACAACGACAAGACGCTTCGCCGTGATGACGACGTCATCAAGCGGTTGGATTAG
- the amrB gene encoding AmmeMemoRadiSam system protein B, with protein MSARTTAHAGSFYPAQASEIERFFKAFEEMGNVDVPETPRALIVPHAGYMYSGFTAHLAFEQLRHSSAKRAIVIGPSHRVAFHGMSVSLFDEFATPLGALTIDKAYAERLKETYRLAFEPAMHMEHSTEVQMPFIKHYAPQLEVVEMVYGAFDPKTLGAIITDLLKDEENIVVISTDLSHFYTEEEANRLDNICLNAIDKREPSMMHSGCEACGAIGVEGVLIAAQNDDLNVKLLDYRTSSWATKDTSNVVGYTSAVFY; from the coding sequence ATGAGCGCACGCACCACCGCACATGCCGGCTCCTTCTACCCGGCCCAGGCTTCCGAGATCGAGCGCTTTTTCAAAGCGTTCGAAGAGATGGGGAACGTTGACGTCCCCGAAACGCCGCGGGCGCTGATCGTTCCCCATGCGGGGTACATGTACTCCGGCTTCACCGCACACCTTGCCTTTGAACAGCTGCGTCACAGCAGCGCCAAACGCGCCATCGTCATCGGCCCTTCGCACCGTGTCGCCTTTCACGGGATGAGCGTCTCCCTCTTCGACGAGTTCGCCACCCCGCTGGGGGCGCTGACCATCGACAAGGCGTATGCCGAACGTCTGAAGGAGACCTACAGGCTGGCGTTCGAGCCGGCGATGCACATGGAACACTCGACGGAGGTTCAGATGCCTTTTATCAAGCATTATGCCCCACAACTTGAGGTCGTGGAGATGGTCTACGGCGCCTTCGACCCGAAAACCCTCGGCGCCATCATTACCGATCTGCTCAAAGATGAAGAGAACATCGTCGTCATCAGTACGGACCTGAGCCACTTCTATACGGAGGAGGAGGCAAACAGGCTCGACAATATCTGCCTGAACGCCATCGACAAACGCGAACCCTCCATGATGCATTCGGGATGCGAAGCCTGCGGTGCCATCGGGGTCGAGGGTGTGCTGATCGCCGCGCAGAACGACGACCTCAACGTCAAGCTCCTCGACTACCGCACCAGCAGCTGGGCGACCAAGGATACGAGCAACGTCGTGGGATATACATCTGCTGTGTTTTATTAG
- the amrA gene encoding AmmeMemoRadiSam system protein A yields the protein MTLQTLLLQLARAAITSAFGEPFPFNKAELVAQFPELDEPRATFVTLKIGGKTLRGCIGSIIPHTSLYEDVIANAKSAAFSDPRFASLTDREYRRCSVEVSLLSVPENLPYDDAADLRRKIRPNVDGVILQLGGRSATFLPQVWEELPDFDAFFAHLGLKAGLGTDVLNHHPEIFTYQAEHFEDAPLQTGGVL from the coding sequence ATGACGCTTCAGACCCTCCTGCTGCAGCTCGCACGCGCAGCGATTACATCGGCGTTCGGCGAACCTTTCCCGTTTAACAAAGCCGAACTGGTGGCACAATTCCCGGAACTGGACGAACCCCGCGCCACCTTCGTCACCCTCAAAATCGGGGGCAAGACATTGCGCGGCTGCATCGGTTCCATCATCCCGCACACCTCGCTCTACGAAGATGTCATCGCCAACGCCAAATCGGCGGCCTTCAGCGACCCCCGCTTTGCGTCGCTGACCGACCGCGAATACCGCCGCTGCAGTGTCGAGGTGTCGCTCCTGAGTGTCCCGGAGAACCTCCCCTATGACGATGCTGCCGACCTGCGCCGCAAGATCCGCCCGAACGTCGACGGGGTCATTCTGCAGCTGGGGGGCCGCAGCGCCACCTTCCTGCCGCAGGTCTGGGAGGAGCTGCCCGATTTCGATGCCTTCTTTGCCCACCTCGGCCTCAAGGCCGGCCTGGGGACGGACGTCCTCAACCACCATCCCGAGATCTTCACCTACCAGGCGGAGCATTTCGAGGATGCCCCGCTTCAAACAGGAGGTGTGCTATGA
- a CDS encoding cation:proton antiporter, with the protein MDHDITLIITLALIIIFSPFLAKLFKIPTTPIEIILGAFFGFVGLLHGSHFFEFIAEVGFLFLMFLAGMEINLRTFWRLDRTVLRRITLYLTALYALSGIAVWYFDLGRIFMVLLPLISVGLVAALNKEYGKAEWLGLAMLAGGIGEVVSIAILTVSSAALEYGDGIGLFKTIGSLILFIVIIMLLFKLLQLFFWWYPEVATMLMPHVDNREQDVRLSIGILFLLVAIMLYLDLELAFAAFIAGMFIPTFFEHKHELPEKLGSFGFGFLVPLFFIYIGTTFDLNALMMEGLIAKALMVTFLMIAIRLIAAQIFAPAMGWRDALRIGLSHAMPLTLLIAITTLAYTNNSIDKLHYYALILASLFEVIVVMIAIKLLHIVRMPAEELHG; encoded by the coding sequence ATGGATCATGATATCACGCTCATTATCACCCTGGCGCTGATCATCATCTTCTCCCCCTTTCTTGCCAAACTCTTCAAGATCCCCACGACGCCGATCGAGATCATCCTCGGCGCCTTTTTCGGTTTCGTCGGACTGCTGCACGGCAGCCACTTTTTCGAATTCATTGCAGAAGTAGGTTTTTTGTTCCTCATGTTCCTCGCCGGGATGGAGATCAATCTGCGCACCTTCTGGCGTCTGGACCGCACCGTGCTGCGGCGCATCACCCTCTACCTAACGGCCCTCTATGCCCTCTCCGGCATCGCCGTATGGTACTTTGATCTCGGCCGCATCTTCATGGTCCTGCTGCCGCTCATCTCTGTCGGCCTCGTCGCCGCGCTCAACAAGGAGTACGGCAAAGCCGAATGGCTGGGACTCGCCATGCTCGCCGGCGGGATCGGCGAGGTCGTCTCCATCGCCATCCTGACCGTCTCCTCCGCCGCGCTCGAGTACGGCGACGGCATCGGACTGTTCAAGACCATCGGTTCGCTCATCCTCTTTATCGTGATTATCATGCTGCTGTTCAAGCTGCTGCAGCTCTTTTTTTGGTGGTATCCCGAAGTCGCCACGATGCTGATGCCCCACGTGGACAACCGAGAACAGGATGTACGCCTCTCCATCGGCATCCTTTTCCTGCTGGTCGCCATCATGCTCTACCTCGACCTCGAACTGGCCTTTGCCGCCTTCATCGCCGGGATGTTCATCCCCACCTTTTTCGAGCATAAGCATGAGCTTCCGGAGAAACTCGGCAGTTTCGGTTTCGGCTTTCTTGTTCCCCTCTTTTTCATCTATATCGGCACGACATTCGACCTTAATGCGCTGATGATGGAGGGGCTCATCGCCAAAGCCCTGATGGTTACCTTCCTGATGATCGCGATCCGCCTGATCGCGGCGCAGATCTTCGCGCCGGCGATGGGGTGGCGCGACGCTCTGCGCATCGGCCTCAGTCACGCCATGCCCCTGACGCTCCTCATCGCCATCACGACCCTCGCCTACACCAACAACAGCATTGACAAGCTCCACTACTACGCGCTGATCCTCGCGTCGCTCTTTGAAGTCATCGTCGTCATGATCGCCATCAAACTGCTCCATATCGTCCGGATGCCGGCGGAGGAGCTGCACGGCTAG